One part of the Rutidosis leptorrhynchoides isolate AG116_Rl617_1_P2 chromosome 1, CSIRO_AGI_Rlap_v1, whole genome shotgun sequence genome encodes these proteins:
- the LOC139900448 gene encoding uncharacterized protein, giving the protein MTHFADRHHTDWEFNSGDWVYVKLQPHRQVILLGGKQHKLSPKYYGPFAIEARVGQVAYKLKLPATSQVHPVFHVSQIKRHYGNTTPIMGTLPHFNNDDIIADTPLKILARKMVKHNNRVAVYGLIQWVNGIIDDATWKPWEDIAVQFPDFDILSNDS; this is encoded by the coding sequence ATGACACATTTTGCGGATAGGCATCATACGGATTGGGAATTTAACAGTGGAGATTGGGTATACGTCAAATTACAACCCCACCGCCAAGTTATACTACTAGGAGGGAAACAACACAAACTATCACCAAAATACTACGGCCCTTTTGCAATTGAAGCTAGAGTTGGTCAAGTTGCATATAAGCTCAAATTGCCTGCCACATCACAAGTCCATCCGGTCTTTCATGTTTCACAAATTAAACGACACTATGGCAACACAACACCAATTATGGGCACGTTACCTCACTTTAACAATGATGACATTATTGCTGACACTCCTCTCAAAATATTAGCACGCAAGATGGTAAAACACAACAATCGAGTTGCGGTTTATGGTTTAATCCAGTGGGTCAATGGTATAATCGACGATGCAACATGGAAGCCTTGGGAGGATATTGCTGTTCAATTTCCAGATTTTGATATCTTGTCTAATGATTCTtga